The sequence tcggatcatgcaactgcgcacatcctcagtgaagtacttggcgtagaagatacgcctaaactctgcccaggtcagtgtaggaaggtgaactcccctggctgcaccctcccaccagagcgctgcatcgcccctcagcatgtacgtcgcacagtttaccctgtcggtgtctgtgatccccatataagcaaagatggactccagagagcgaatccatccctccgccaccaaaggatcggtggtaccaacaaactccttgggtcccttcttctggaacctctcagcaacgtcctcctcatgggacaacctgggacgagtagcctgctgctctaacagagcagtaatccctgccatcatattcgcattggcctgctccaatgctgctagagggttctgcggaggtggaggtggaggtgtaggtggagatcccccacgtctgttcatcggtctaggaggcattctgcaccaccacatatttctttacgtaaatcgccatgcataactaagttgtttaaaattaatgctaacttaaattctaaaaattaaatcatgctataaacacttaaaacttacagaccggtagcgtggatttctgagctcgcatagcagtaatgacccctccaaaaaccgtgctctgataccaactgaaacgaccctaactctataattaataaataaatatgcggaatttttttttttttatacttactaaataaaatatgtacatatatgcccatacatatatgcactgaataaaaagatttaaaaataaataaataaataaacaattaaatacttaaataaaaatgcattctttaaaataaataaatatttgagtcaaacatttacttaaaaatactgcataaataaaatgattaaaatttgcatgcactgacaatattcaataaaatattcaaaactcacaaccactgaaaaataatataaaatgtgtaacgtgctgacataatcaaaaacatgcatgtgactcagaaaTCTATCatggtcacggggtcactgcatgcccgctcatacatcctcgcctccggtgggtacaacctcatcctcaacgtactcacctgcaccataccagtgtagtgagcctagaggcccaacatgctaacatataacaagggtttaaaataatttaaaacaattaaatactaatacatacatatacatgaatgagcatgcttgaaaatttcataacataacataacttaacttaaataacataatacataaacattgttgagcaatttattttctaacatcgcatggttgtatccgtagtgtaaccttaaatcatacattaaatactgatcagcgtggaaaccaacgtacgtggcggtgacgaatcacctcttaaattggcagtaaactgcccttcaatagttcacatatggggatgaatcccccttaaattgtcacactacttcaacttccaacataaaatattttattattgctcaaccttaaacatttaattatgcataaaattatttcatgaatgcatgtacttaattaaaatgtgtgtccttcatatatatttaatttaaatttcttactaacatatacatattaaaataacttcaatgcataaaaataattaaatatataatcaggacacatgcaattttttcatggattgtcctggactgctggccctataaactcaagcccatttacttaaatctggcccattaatactgagactggcccaataaaaattattctaagcccaattaaataattaaagcccattaaagcattctaggcccaataacaacttaaactggcccaatgggaccaaaagcccaaagactggcccactaacttttatgggctcaaaagcccataaaatttatggactaacttaattaaaattttaaaaacccaaataaaattatttgggagtccaaataattttatttctaattaattggctcaaaaaccaattaattcataaaatattttaaaaataaaaagactcgagcccggcccaccaaacccggacccggactcacttaacccgacccacgacccactgacttgacccggacccaagaacccgacccggacccagccctaaccctaaacccgaactCACCCTCTCCTCTCCTCCTCGGCCGCcgcgtgcagcagcccttctagggctgctgccgccctgctccggccacccctggccggagccctgtcgcccagacgtagcccacgtctgggcggtttgAACCTAGCCACCGAACCACTCCCATGCAGACCACCAACCATCAGCCGAGCCCCCTTCCCCTAGAACCCTAATCTGCGCACATGGAGAGCAGCCCGACCTTTGTGGCTTTCCTGGGCtcttttggctcgaaccactcgagccattcgagtccaggccaCACCAACACCCCCTTCTAGACCCTCGGCCAGCAGCTAGACACAACCAAGAGCagaaaacgtgaacatgaacaAGCAAATCACACGGCCAAGCTCGATCTCCACGATAGCCGAAGAAATtttctgaaaatatttaaaagttaTGATGCATACCTCATACACACACTATAATAACCGATAGGtacaaaaaaattcagaagaaaacatgcctttcaccgaaaacGAAGAGAAAAACGAGCGTGGGACGATTCCAGGACGACgggggcgatgacaaccgacttggaCCTTCAAAACCGAGGCTATGGTGACTTCTTTGGGGTCtgctcgatgaagaagatgaatggaagggagggaggcggctaagagggtaatcggttaagggtttggggtagattaggttagagtttttattttaataaaaataggtttttaggataattaaaatacataaataagggtttttaaattcaaaatatataacttaaaactctaactaacaattaaaatctgataataaatttacaaatcccgaaatacataattaagggaattttaaaaatactaaaaagtcaatattttggcttattttgaataaaaatgaacttctaaaattatataaaattaaatactaaaaattttgagataataaaactcaatataatattttagggctctaaaaaggctcatgaaatttattggctagaaagttgtcatcttgtccgtccacggtcccgtctacgcgataaaataattaaaatactaaaaatcataaaaatcgctaattatgggttaaatgcttaaaaatgaatttaaatcatgcacaaataattcacataattatttaacccataaatctaaaatttaaataattaaatttcctaattatgcatgcggatttacgtatttaaaaataccgggtgttacagagcCTCATCACCACCTTGTACGGTCCTTCCCATTTAGGATCGAGCTTCCCTATAGCCCCCTCCTGAACTTTTCTCAGCACCAAATCCCTACCTGGAAGCCCTTCCTGCGCACCCAACGATTATAGGATCGAGCTACCCTGTTCTTGTATGCCTTCATTCTGATGGCAGCAGCTTCTCTCTTCTCCTCCATAAAGTCTAAGTCTTCCATTCTCTTTTCTCCATTCTTCTCATCGTAGAAAATGATCCGAGCTGACTCTTCTCCAATTTCTGCTGGCAAGACCGCTTCATTTCCATAAACCAGACTAAATGGAGTCTCTCCTGTCCCAATTTTGGGTGTGGTACGATATGACCATAACACACTAGGGAGTTCCTCCACCCAATTTCCTTGGGCTTTTCCTAATCGGGTCTTCAAGCTTTGCACCAAAGATCTGTTAGTGACCTCCACCTGACCATTGCTTTGAGGATAATGGACAGATGTGAAGTGTTGTTGAATTTTCATCTCTTTGCACCAAGCTTGCACCCAGGCTCCCTGAAACTGCCTCCCATTGTCGGATATAATCTTCTGCGGTACTCCAAACCTACACACAATATTCTTCCACAGAAATTTCATAACTTCTCCTTCAGTAATTCGTGCCAAGGCCTCCGCCTCCACCCATTTAGAGAAGTAATCTATAGCGACCAACAATAATTTCTTCTGAGCTGGGGCTTGAGGGAAAGGACCCACAATATCCATTCCCCACTGATCGAAAGGACACGTTGCCACGATTCCTTTCATTAACGCCGCTGGCTGATGCTGAAGTCTGCTATGTCGTTGACAACTGTCACAAGAAGTCACCAAAGCTATGACACCTTTCAAAATAGTAGGCCAAAAATATCCTGCTAAAAGAACCTTACGGGCTAGAGAATAAGATCCCAAGTGATTGCCACAACACCCCTCGTGTATCTCCTTCAGGACATAATGAGCTTTCTTAAGACCCAAACACTTGAGAAGAGGTCCAGAAAATGACTTCTTATAAAGAACTCCCTCCACCATCACAAAGCGAAGACTCCTCTGTTTCAACCAATATGCCTTCTTTGGATCCTTTGGTAACTCGTCCTTCTCCATGTATTCCAAGAGCTCTTTTCTCCAGTCACTCTCTTCCGGAGCTAATGGTGTGAGCTCCGTAGAAGGTGTTAATTCCACTTGTACGACTACCTCTCTGTTTTTCCAGTTATGAAGTGAGCTAGCCATCTTGGCCAGAACATCCGCCTTTTCGTTGCTCTCTCTAGGGATCTGCTCAAACATTACCTCATCAAAGAGGCCCCGAGCTTCCTCTATTGCCTTCATGTACTCTTTTAACTTCTCACTTTTCACCTCGTAAGACCCATTCACTTGCTAAGCTACCAATTGCAAATCAGAATAGAGATGTATCCGGGCTGCCCCAACTTGCTTAGCTGCCCGAAGGCCAATTAACACGACCTCATATTCTGCCTCATTATTGGAAGCTCGAAAATCCAACCTGACTGCCAATCGGATCTCATCTCCCTGAGGGGATATCAGAAGCACCCCCACTCCACATCCTTCGCTGTTAGAAGAACCATCAACATACACTTTCCATAAGCCCTGCCCTTCCACATGTTTTGTTTCGGCTAAAAAATCAGCCAATGCTTGAGCTTTAATCGCTGCTCTTGGTTCATACTGAATATCATACTCACTGAGTTCAGTAGTCCACTTTACCAATCGTCCCGAAATTTCAGCGTGAGTTAATATCCTTCCCATGGGACTATTGGTTAACACCACAATAGGATGTGATAGAAAATAAGGTCTGAGCTTTCGGGCCGTCATAACACAAGTGCCAACTTCTCGACCTCTTAATACCGGAGCTCAGCACCCTTGAGAGCATGTAAGAAAAAGTAGATATGATGTTGAGCCGCTCCCTCCTGCCTAATGAGTACCGAACTGACCGCCCCCTCCAAAGCTGAGAGGTAGATGTATAACGGTTCACCCGGAACTGCCTTAGCCAATACAATAAGTTCggctaaataattttttaagtcCTCGAACGCCTTCCCACATTCAGCATCCCACTCAAACTTCTTAGCTTTCCGAAGAACCTTAAAGAAAGGTAAACTTCTATGAGCTGATCTGGATATGAACCGAGATAGAGCTGCTATCCTTCCTGCCAACCTCTGAACTTCTTGCAGATTTCGAGGATGAGACATGGATTGGATAGCTTGCACTTTCTCGGGGTTAGCTTCAATCCCTCTCTCAGTCACCATATATCCCAAAAACTTGCCTCCTCTTACTCCAAACACACATTTTTCAGGATTGAGCTTTATTCCGTAGGACCTGAGCGTGGCAAAGGTCTCCCTCAAGTCGGTCATCAAACCTGCATCATCCTGGGATTTTACCaggatatcatccacataaacctCCACATTTCGGCCAATCTGGGAAGCAAACACCCTATCCATGAGCCTCTGATAAGTATCCCCTGCATttttcaaaccaaaaggcatcactctGTAACAGAAAGTTCCATGAGAGGTAGTGAAACTTACTTTATCCTGATCTTCCTCTGCCAATGGAATTTGATGGTACCCTTGATAGGCATCCATGAAACACAAATACTGATGACCTGCCGTAGAATCAACCAACTGATCAATTCGAGGTAGTGGATAGCAATCTTTTGGGCATGCCTTATTTAAGTCCCGAAAATCAACACACATCCTCCATTTGCCTGAACTCTTAGGGACAAGGACCACATTTGACAACCAAGTAGGGAACTGAACTTCCCTAATATGACCTGCCTTAAGGAGTTCATTCACCTCTTTCTTAATAACCTTATCCTTTTCAGGCCCAAGTGTCTCCTTTTCTGTTTTACCTGCTTCGCTCCCGCGAAAATGTTGAGCCGATGAACCATAACGTCTGCACTAACCCCTGTGAGCTCTGAAACAGACCAAGCAAAAACATCTTTGTTCTCCTTCAAGCAATCAATCAAGCTTTGCCTCATTGAAGAACTGAGATCAGCGGCTAACTTCACCATCTGAGCTCCAGGACTTAGCTCTACTTTCTCATGATCTTCTtcagaaattaaaaataccTTTTGACCCAACACCCTTGGTGCTCGGCCTATCAAAACCATTCCTACTTCCCTCCTACTTCTCTTTGCATCAACCTTCACTTCATTCACATAACACAAACGTGCTACCTTTTGATCACCCCTAACAACCCCCACTTCTTTTCCACTTGGGAACTTCAATTTCTGGTGGTAGGTGGAAGCCACAGCTCGGAAATCACTCAGGGCAGGGCGTCCCAATATTCCATTGAAAGAAGATGGGGCATCCACCACTGTAAAGCAAGTCATTTTGTTTACTCTCTGCTCTCCACTCCCAAGGGACAAGGGGAGCACTATCTGTCCCAACGGTTGCAGAGCATGACCCGTGAACCCATACAACTCTGTGGTGATTGGATCCAACTCAAATCCTTCCAATTTCATTTGGTCCAGAGTTTCTTTAAAGATAATTTTTACTGAACTCCCAGTATCCACAAAGATACGAGCCACGTCATAATTGGCTATAGTCAAGGTGACCAGTAGGGGATCATTATGAGGTAGCACCACATCCTTTAAATCTTTCCTTCCAAAACTGATGTTCGGATCAGTGGGACAGCTGAGCTGAGAATttacctcaaaattttccaaCCTACGCCCGTGAGCTTTGCGAGCCCTTCCCGAATCTTCATCCGTACTACCCCCTGAGATCATATGGATAACACCCCAATTGGGATGATTTGCAATTTTCTGCACCCTATCTCCTTGACCGTTTTGAGGAGCTCTTCCGTGATGATCACCTTGATTCTCTCTAACTTCATTCCTTTGATTCCTCCATTGGGGAGCTCGGCCTTGGCGAGGAGGATTTGCCCTTCGAGTCAGCTCAGCTCTTATTGGAGGGTCATCATACATGATCCTTTGAACCTCCTCACCTAGCCTCTGACAATCATTGGTGATATGCTCATACTCCTGATAAAAATCGCAAAACTTGTCAGATGGCGGTAACCGCGGGCCTTTCTCAGCATTACGAGGCCTCACAAGTGCTCGCCTAtcctcacatacttgcattgccTTCTCCAATATTACCGAGAGTGGTACATAGGGGTAGGGTCCTTTGACCCTGTTCATCTCTTCTGCAACCCTCTTCCTTCCTCCTTCTGTCTTCCCCTCTGCCTTTGCTCCCACCTTGGCACTGGGCTTACTCCCAGACGTTCCTTCCTGTCTCCTCTGCCTCTGTGCATCCTCCAAATTCACGTACTTCTCAGCTCGACTAAGGAGCTCATCATAAGTCAAAGGAGGCTTCTTGACCAAGGATCTGAAAAACTCTCCTCCTCTCAACCCTTGAGTGAAAGAGTTGACCAAGGTGTCAGCAGTGGCAGCAGGTACTTCCAGAGCTGCTGTATTGAAGCGCTGAACATACTCCCGCAACGGTTCCACCTCAGATTGCTTCATATTGAACAAATTGAGAGAAGTCTTCAAATATCTCTTGCTACTCGCATATTGGTGTAGAAAAGCTGAGCTGAAGTCATTGAAACTCTGAATACTACCAGGCTGTAAAAGGTTGAACCATTGCTAGGCTGACCTTACCAGAGTAGTGAGGAAGACCCGACATTTAATTGCATCTGAATATCTATGCAACAAGGCTGCATTTTCAAATCTCCCCAAATGTTCCTCCGGATCTGAGCTCCTGTCATATTCCCCTAAAGTAGGCTGCTTAAAATTTGCAGGGAGTTCTTCATCTAGAATAGCCCGAGCAAAAGGACTTTCCCTCTGTATAGGCCCAGGCCGACCTCCGACTTGCCGACCTAGTCTCCTGATCTCTTCCCACACCGCATCCATTGGGTTTGGCTGACCCACGGGAGGAGGTGGTGGATTTTGACCCATGGCCGCTTGCACCGTTTGAGTGATGAACTGGCTGAGCTGATCTACAGTCATATCCGCCACATTTCCTCTTCCccttcctcttcctcttcctgcCATATCTACATCTTAGCTTGAATTTCTCAcggacggcgccaattgatatacctcaataaagtgatctccTTGGATGAGCTGAAGAAGCTCCTCCAAATAAAATATGAACTGCTGTTGACCTGAAACCACTAAAACAAGAGTGTTAAGGGGGGCCGGAAGGTGTTCCggcgtatcccctccgacgctcaagtcagatgctaggatagcgaaaatatagagagtggtgtgtgcacacgagtgaaaaattaggatccaaataatgaaagtgaacctggtatttataggagagggcTCCGGGTTTAGCGCCTACTTTCCTTATCAAGAATCCGCGAATTCCGGGATCACAATCCCGAATATTTAGGCTGAGATCTGGCCCGAATCTTATGTGCCAAAGGAAATAACAATACACTTAATCTGAGCTGAACAGTCATCATAAGGATGCTATACTGCTGCTCTCCCTGAGGTTATATGGAAAAGGGGTGAGTGAGTTACTGTTGAACCCCTGAACTCCACCTGAACAttgatcctaacatcttagctAGCTCATCAAGGTTATTCAACCCCTCTACTAAGCTAACTCCCTACTGACATCGAGACTGAGATGAACTCCAGAGCTCCCAACCCGAGTTGGAGAGGATGGTGAAGGAATTTgtctgagctcccgagctcccaagctgagctcccgagccgAGCTGGAGGTAATGGTGGAGGAGCTTGGCTGAGCTCCTGAGCTGAGCTGGACATTACAATGGGAGAGCTTGGTCGAGCTCCCGAGTTCCCaaactcccgacccgagctgacCCTCCAGACGATTCTGGCTAGCTA comes from Henckelia pumila isolate YLH828 chromosome 4, ASM3356847v2, whole genome shotgun sequence and encodes:
- the LOC140860415 gene encoding uncharacterized protein, with product MAGRGRGRGRGNVADMTVDQLSQFITQTVQAAMGQNPPPPPVGQPNPMDAVWEEIRRLGRQVGGRPGPIQRESPFARAILDEELPANFKQPTLGEYDRSSDPEEHLGRFENAALLHRYSDAIKCRVFLTTLVSKRYLKTSLNLFNMKQSEVEPLREYVQRFNTAALEVPAATADTLVNSFTQGLRGGEFFRSLVKKPPLTYDELLSRAEKYVNLEDAQRQRRQEGTSGSKPSAKVGAKAEGKTEGGRKRVAEEMNRVKGPYPYVPLSVILEKAMQVCEDRRALVRPRNAEKGPRLPPSDKFCDFYQEYEHITNDCQRLGEEVQRIMYDDPPIRAELTRRANPPRQGRAPQWRNQRNEVRENQGDHHGRAPQNGQGDRVQKIANHPNWGVIHMISGGSTDEDSGRARKAHGRRLENFEVNSQLSCPTDPNISFGRKDLKDVVLPHNDPLLVTLTIANYDVARIFVDTGSSVKIIFKETLDQMKLEGFELDPITTELYGFTGHALQPLGQIVLPLSLGSGEQRVNKMTCFTVVDAPSSFNGILGRPALSDFRAVASTYHQKLKFPSGKEVGVVRGDQKVARLCYVNEVKVDAKRSRREVGMVLIGRAPRVLGQKVFLISEEDHEKVELSPGAQMVKLAADLSSSMRQSLIDCLKENKDVFAWSVSELTGVSADVMVHRLNIFAGAKQLVDSTAGHQYLCFMDAYQGYHQIPLAEEDQDKVSFTTSHGTFCYRVMPFGLKNAGDTYQRLMDRVFASQIGRNVEVYVDDILVKSQDDAGLMTDLRETFATLRSYGIKLNPEKCVFGVRGGKFLGYMVTERGIEANPEKVQAIQSMSHPRNLQEVQRLAGRIAALSRFISRSAHRSLPFFKVLRKAKKFEWDAECGKAFEDLKNYLAELIVLAKAVPGEPLYIYLSALEGAVSSVLIRQEGAAQHHIYFFLHALKGAELRPMGRILTHAEISGRLVKWTTELSEYDIQYEPRAAIKAQALADFLAETKHVEGQGLWKVYVDGSSNSEGCGVGVLLISPQGDEIRLAVRLDFRASNNEAEYEQVNGSYEVKSEKLKEYMKAIEEARGLFDEVMFEQIPRESNEKADVLAKMASSLHNWKNREVVVQVELTPSTELTPLAPEESDWRKELLEYMEKDELPKDPKKAYWLKQRSLRFVMVEGVLYKKSFSGPLLKCLGLKKAHYVLKEIHEGCCGNHLGSYSLARKVLLAGYFWPTILKGVIALVTSCDSCQRHSRLQHQPAALMKGIVATCPFDQWGMDIVGPFPQAPAQKKLLLVAIDYFSKWVEAEALARITEGEVMKFLWKNIVCRFGVPQKIISDNGRQFQGAWVQAWCKEMKIQQHFTSVHYPQSNGQVEVTNRSLVQSLKTRLGKAQGNWVEELPSVLWSYRTTPKIGTGETPFSLVYGNEAVLPAEIGEESARIIFYDEKNGEKRMEDLDFMEEKREAAAIRMKAYKNRVARSYNRWVRRKGFQLLAEGLEGGVGVAWTRMARVVRAKRAQESHKGRAALHVRRLGF